Proteins encoded within one genomic window of Spirulina major PCC 6313:
- a CDS encoding pentapeptide repeat-containing protein, with product MPKSSEPESPDALPVPTEPQLAIASQPFTIPQAQRQLTPNTTAINGIVMVVALLIMVVGWVANLAPILFAGSSVALLIAGRITLPGVWRWFERFLTPGERQVIFGVLGALGAIAGFGELLGVYERINQWLTTSKWDEFGSWAEWFGAIGQIMIAIIAVYVAWEQYVISKDLTIRQNTITQQQTIDAYFQGISDLALSPEGLLEDWPQERAFAEGRTAAILSSVDAGGKAKILRFLSQAKLVTPLKRDGLLGRAILDGAGGYEEDRVQGLRVIDLGVMLARADLSRTDLRWTDMSDAYMIGANLSDCDLVRANLARAVLYEANLKGADLKGVRLFYGSAETASPRSLTTAPNYDTGAHTGAVIERADFSNVQRLSDEQRYYCCAWGGEKTRGTIPGGCAGIPNHLGR from the coding sequence ATGCCGAAGTCTTCTGAGCCTGAATCTCCTGATGCGCTGCCGGTTCCGACGGAGCCGCAGTTAGCGATCGCATCCCAACCCTTTACCATCCCCCAAGCCCAACGCCAACTCACCCCCAACACCACCGCGATCAATGGCATTGTGATGGTGGTGGCGTTGCTGATTATGGTGGTGGGGTGGGTGGCGAACCTCGCGCCGATTTTGTTTGCGGGGTCGTCGGTGGCGTTGTTGATCGCGGGTCGGATTACGTTGCCGGGGGTGTGGCGATGGTTTGAGCGGTTTCTCACCCCTGGGGAACGGCAGGTGATTTTTGGGGTGTTGGGGGCGTTGGGGGCGATCGCAGGTTTTGGCGAACTCCTCGGCGTATACGAACGGATTAACCAATGGCTCACCACCTCAAAATGGGATGAGTTTGGTTCCTGGGCCGAATGGTTTGGGGCGATCGGGCAGATCATGATCGCGATCATCGCCGTTTACGTCGCCTGGGAACAATACGTCATCTCGAAAGACCTCACCATCCGCCAAAACACGATCACCCAACAACAAACCATCGACGCTTATTTTCAAGGCATTTCTGATCTCGCCCTCAGTCCGGAAGGTCTCTTGGAAGATTGGCCCCAAGAACGCGCCTTCGCCGAAGGTCGCACCGCTGCGATTCTGAGCAGTGTGGATGCGGGGGGAAAGGCGAAAATTCTCCGGTTTCTCTCCCAAGCCAAACTCGTCACTCCCCTAAAGCGGGATGGTCTATTGGGTCGCGCTATTTTGGATGGGGCGGGCGGCTACGAGGAGGATCGTGTTCAAGGGTTGCGGGTGATTGATTTGGGGGTGATGCTGGCCCGTGCTGACCTTTCGAGGACGGATCTCCGCTGGACGGATATGAGCGATGCTTACATGATCGGCGCGAATTTAAGCGATTGCGATCTGGTGCGAGCCAATCTTGCCCGCGCTGTGTTGTATGAGGCAAACCTGAAGGGGGCTGACCTCAAAGGCGTGCGCTTATTCTATGGTTCCGCCGAAACCGCCAGCCCCCGCAGTCTTACCACTGCCCCCAATTACGATACCGGGGCGCACACCGGGGCGGTAATCGAGCGGGCGGATTTTAGCAATGTGCAACGTCTCAGCGATGAGCAACGCTACTATTGCTGTGCCTGGGGCGGGGAAAAGACACGCGGCACGATTCCCGGCGGCTGTGCTGGGATTCCTAATCATTTGGGGCGTTAA
- a CDS encoding pentapeptide repeat-containing protein produces the protein MDAQELLQRYESGQRDFQGINLMGANLASANLSDINLTDAYLGAVDLSRANLHGADLSRAFLFRANLSTAKVNAANLTETDLTKANLKGAEFIKANLTNAKLSGACLSYVNLRQANLQGVNLCGANLQEINFRGANLQNVNFSWANLSGARLSGANLRGANLNGIKLCEAFMNGVDLQGADLDGVDLSEAKLSGANLNDAILTVANLSYSQLRTSMLSRANLQAANLEGSNMMRVGLVEANLSKANLADTNLQEADLTGATLNQADLAGARLQLASLRNAYLWGANFTVLGLEGANLAGANFRGARQDGVQWHQALLAKTTLPDGKVTA, from the coding sequence ATGGACGCGCAAGAACTGTTACAACGCTATGAATCCGGTCAGCGAGATTTTCAAGGAATTAACCTGATGGGTGCAAATCTGGCATCCGCGAACCTGAGCGACATTAACCTCACAGATGCGTACCTGGGCGCGGTGGATTTGAGCCGGGCGAATCTGCACGGGGCGGATCTGTCCCGTGCGTTTCTCTTTCGGGCCAACCTCAGCACCGCCAAAGTCAACGCAGCGAATTTAACCGAAACCGATTTAACCAAAGCCAATCTTAAAGGGGCAGAATTCATTAAAGCCAACCTCACCAACGCAAAACTAAGCGGCGCGTGCTTAAGTTACGTCAACCTCCGTCAGGCTAACCTCCAAGGCGTGAACCTCTGTGGGGCAAATTTACAGGAGATTAACTTTCGAGGCGCAAACCTCCAGAATGTGAATTTTAGCTGGGCGAATTTGTCCGGGGCGCGTTTGAGTGGGGCCAATTTGCGGGGGGCGAACCTCAACGGGATTAAACTCTGTGAGGCTTTTATGAATGGGGTTGACCTGCAAGGGGCGGATCTGGATGGGGTGGATCTGAGTGAGGCGAAACTGAGTGGCGCGAATTTGAACGATGCGATCTTGACGGTGGCTAACCTCAGTTACAGTCAACTCCGAACCTCGATGTTGTCCCGTGCCAATCTTCAAGCGGCGAACTTGGAGGGGTCTAACATGATGCGGGTGGGTCTGGTGGAGGCGAATCTCTCGAAGGCGAATCTTGCCGACACCAATCTACAGGAAGCGGATTTAACGGGGGCAACGTTGAACCAAGCGGATTTGGCGGGGGCGCGGTTGCAGTTGGCGAGTCTGCGGAATGCCTATTTATGGGGCGCGAATTTTACGGTTTTGGGGTTGGAGGGGGCGAATCTGGCGGGGGCGAATTTCCGAGGGGCGCGACAGGATGGGGTGCAGTGGCATCAGGCGCTGTTGGCGAAAACGACGCTTCCCGATGGCAAAGTGACGGCTTAG
- a CDS encoding LysE family translocator, with translation MMLFLTGFVIGVSVAAPVGAIGVLCMVRTLTYGRRIGFVSGLGAATADAVYGCIAGFGLTAIAQFLITHQQWFSLGGGLFLGYLGWQAWLSPPPIIPGISTHSSPPITPPAVALSPLNAYRSTFVLTLTNPATILSFVGIFSGLGLVQNQSTYGNALLLVGGVFSGSMAWWWVLSWVVNRSNFLRQPQWMRWINRGSGVILITMGLGAIAAAIFPP, from the coding sequence ATGATGCTGTTTTTGACGGGGTTTGTGATTGGGGTGTCGGTGGCGGCTCCGGTGGGGGCGATTGGGGTGTTGTGCATGGTGCGCACCCTCACCTATGGGCGGCGGATTGGGTTTGTGTCGGGGTTGGGGGCGGCGACAGCAGATGCGGTTTATGGGTGCATTGCGGGGTTTGGTTTAACAGCGATCGCTCAATTCCTGATCACGCATCAACAATGGTTTAGCCTTGGTGGGGGGCTGTTTCTCGGTTATTTAGGATGGCAAGCCTGGTTAAGTCCACCCCCGATCATACCCGGTATTTCTACTCATTCATCCCCCCCAATCACTCCCCCAGCGGTGGCCTTGTCCCCCCTCAATGCCTACCGTTCAACCTTCGTTTTGACCCTGACAAATCCGGCCACAATTCTGTCATTTGTCGGAATTTTTTCAGGGTTAGGATTGGTGCAAAATCAGTCTACTTATGGTAATGCTTTGTTATTAGTGGGGGGAGTGTTTAGCGGTTCAATGGCTTGGTGGTGGGTGTTGAGTTGGGTGGTGAATCGGTCGAACTTTCTACGGCAACCGCAGTGGATGCGATGGATCAATCGCGGGTCTGGCGTGATTTTGATCACAATGGGACTAGGCGCGATCGCAGCGGCAATCTTCCCCCCTTGA
- the ilvA gene encoding threonine ammonia-lyase, biosynthetic, whose amino-acid sequence MAIDYLKRILTAQVYDVARESPLEIAHNLSARLDNRLLLKREDLQSVFSFKLRGAYNKMAQLERDRLRQGVITASAGNHAQGVALGARQLGVTATIVMPMTTPDVKVAAVRARGGRVVLHGETFDDAHAHARQLEAEQGLTFIHPFDDPDVIAGQGTIGMEILRQQSGPIEAILVAIGGGGLISGIAAYVKQLRPEIKIIGVEPMDADAMYQSLQQGERVKLPQVGLFADGVAVRQVGVETFRLCQLYVDEVLRVTTDDICAAIKDVFEDTRSILEPAGALAIAGAKAYVERENCSGKTLVAIACGANMNFDRLRFVSERAEFGERREAIFAVTIPEQPGSLKRFCDCLGNHNITEFNYRIANAAEAHIFVGVQIKNRAEATQIAATFETNGLKTLDLSDDELTKMHLRHMVGGHSPLAHHELVYRFEFPERPGALMKFVAALSPHWNISLCHYRNHGADYGRIVVGMQVPPEDWGAWQTVLDTLGYRYWDENENPAYRLFLG is encoded by the coding sequence ATGGCGATCGACTACCTCAAACGCATTCTCACGGCGCAGGTTTACGATGTGGCCCGCGAGAGTCCCTTGGAGATTGCCCATAATCTTTCGGCGCGTCTCGACAATCGGCTGCTGCTCAAACGCGAAGATTTGCAGTCGGTGTTTTCCTTCAAGCTGCGCGGAGCCTATAACAAGATGGCGCAACTAGAGCGCGATCGCCTTCGTCAGGGCGTGATTACTGCCTCGGCTGGGAACCATGCCCAAGGGGTCGCCCTCGGAGCGCGGCAGTTAGGGGTGACCGCTACGATCGTCATGCCGATGACCACCCCCGATGTTAAAGTGGCGGCGGTGAGAGCGAGGGGCGGCCGGGTGGTGCTCCACGGCGAAACCTTTGACGATGCCCACGCCCACGCCCGCCAACTCGAAGCCGAACAGGGACTCACCTTCATTCACCCTTTTGATGACCCCGATGTGATTGCGGGGCAAGGCACGATCGGCATGGAAATTCTGCGCCAGCAGTCGGGGCCCATTGAGGCGATATTGGTGGCGATCGGCGGTGGGGGCTTGATTTCTGGCATTGCTGCCTACGTGAAGCAACTCCGCCCAGAGATTAAAATCATCGGGGTTGAGCCGATGGATGCTGATGCGATGTATCAATCGCTGCAACAGGGCGAACGGGTCAAGCTCCCCCAGGTGGGGCTGTTTGCCGATGGGGTGGCAGTGCGTCAGGTGGGGGTTGAGACCTTTCGCCTTTGTCAGTTGTATGTAGATGAAGTGTTGCGGGTCACCACCGATGATATTTGTGCGGCGATTAAGGATGTGTTTGAAGATACGCGATCGATCTTAGAACCGGCCGGAGCGTTGGCGATCGCAGGTGCGAAAGCCTATGTTGAGCGAGAAAATTGCTCTGGTAAAACCCTAGTGGCGATCGCCTGCGGTGCAAACATGAACTTCGATCGCCTCCGCTTCGTCTCCGAACGGGCCGAATTTGGAGAACGCCGCGAAGCCATCTTTGCCGTCACCATTCCCGAACAGCCCGGCAGCCTCAAACGCTTCTGCGACTGCCTCGGCAACCATAACATTACTGAATTTAACTACCGGATCGCCAACGCCGCCGAGGCCCATATCTTCGTCGGGGTGCAGATTAAAAATCGCGCCGAAGCCACCCAGATCGCCGCCACCTTTGAAACCAACGGCCTCAAAACCCTCGACCTCAGCGACGACGAACTGACCAAAATGCACCTACGCCACATGGTCGGCGGCCATTCCCCCCTCGCCCACCATGAACTGGTTTACCGCTTCGAGTTTCCCGAACGTCCGGGCGCTTTAATGAAGTTTGTCGCCGCCCTCAGTCCCCATTGGAATATCAGTCTCTGTCACTATCGCAACCATGGCGCTGACTATGGCCGCATTGTTGTGGGCATGCAAGTGCCGCCGGAGGATTGGGGCGCTTGGCAAACCGTGCTCGACACCTTGGGCTATCGCTATTGGGATGAAAATGAAAATCCTGCCTATCGCTTGTTTTTGGGCTAG
- a CDS encoding FAD-dependent oxidoreductase yields the protein MVAKKRVIVVGAGWAGLGATDHLARQGYDVTLLEASAQPGGLVAGWRTADGRSIEGGIHGFWYPYRNIFQRVKELGLKPFTPFTQSHQYSPHGLEAIAPLFQNEFRLPSPLGTFLYTQFPRLPLSDRLSALPLLRAVIDFDNSDAAWRRYDKRTARELFQEYGVSERLYTDAFNPMLLVGLFAPGEQCSAAAALGMLYYFILAHQPDFDVVWCRGTVGEMIFRPWVQQIEALGGEVLTNHQVTDVVLNSQGQVTGVICGDRQLPADAVIFAISISGMKKLVQASSTLAQYPEFRNLLNLGGIDVLASRFWFDRKVNIPQPSNACFGFDDTTGWTFFDLNTLHDEYHQEPGSVVEVDFYHANQLLAMNDADLSRKIHQDLITCIPDFSQANIVDQRFIRVSQGVTHFAPGSYQHLQRAQSPIPNLFFSGDWVITDHGSWSQEKAYVTGLEAANLVCQQLKRGKAAEIIPVEPDEPHIAAMRSLNQLWRTMTGDRGFFA from the coding sequence ATGGTGGCGAAAAAACGGGTAATTGTGGTGGGGGCGGGCTGGGCAGGTCTGGGGGCGACGGATCATCTGGCGCGACAGGGGTATGACGTGACGCTCCTCGAAGCCAGTGCCCAGCCGGGGGGATTGGTGGCGGGTTGGCGGACGGCGGATGGGCGATCGATTGAGGGGGGGATTCATGGGTTTTGGTATCCCTATCGCAATATTTTTCAACGGGTGAAAGAATTGGGGTTGAAGCCCTTTACGCCTTTTACCCAGTCCCATCAATATTCACCCCACGGTTTAGAAGCGATCGCACCCCTGTTTCAAAACGAATTCCGCCTGCCGTCGCCCCTCGGCACGTTTCTCTATACCCAATTTCCGCGTTTGCCCTTGAGCGATCGCCTTTCCGCCCTGCCTCTGCTCCGGGCGGTGATTGATTTTGATAATTCTGATGCGGCGTGGCGACGCTACGACAAACGCACCGCCCGCGAACTCTTCCAGGAATACGGCGTTTCAGAGCGGCTCTACACCGATGCCTTTAACCCGATGTTGTTGGTGGGGCTGTTTGCACCGGGGGAACAGTGCAGCGCGGCGGCGGCCTTGGGGATGTTGTACTACTTCATCCTCGCCCACCAGCCGGATTTTGATGTGGTGTGGTGTCGGGGGACAGTGGGCGAGATGATTTTTCGGCCCTGGGTGCAGCAGATTGAAGCCCTGGGCGGCGAGGTGTTGACGAACCATCAAGTGACCGATGTGGTGCTCAATAGTCAGGGGCAGGTGACGGGGGTGATCTGTGGCGATCGCCAACTGCCTGCCGATGCAGTGATCTTCGCCATCAGTATCAGCGGCATGAAAAAACTCGTCCAAGCCAGTTCCACCCTGGCCCAATATCCAGAATTTCGGAATCTGTTAAACCTGGGCGGCATTGATGTGCTCGCCAGTCGGTTCTGGTTCGATCGTAAGGTAAACATTCCCCAGCCCTCTAACGCCTGTTTTGGCTTTGATGACACCACAGGCTGGACATTCTTCGACCTCAACACCCTCCACGATGAATATCACCAAGAACCGGGCAGCGTCGTGGAGGTGGATTTTTATCACGCCAATCAATTGCTGGCGATGAATGATGCCGACCTCAGCCGCAAAATTCACCAAGATTTAATCACCTGTATTCCGGACTTTAGCCAGGCGAATATTGTCGATCAACGCTTTATCCGGGTCAGCCAAGGGGTGACCCATTTCGCGCCGGGCAGTTATCAACACCTCCAACGGGCCCAAAGTCCGATCCCAAATCTCTTTTTTAGTGGCGATTGGGTGATTACGGATCATGGGTCGTGGTCGCAGGAAAAGGCCTACGTCACAGGTTTAGAGGCGGCGAATTTGGTCTGTCAACAGTTGAAGCGGGGCAAAGCAGCGGAAATCATCCCCGTCGAACCCGATGAACCCCACATCGCCGCGATGCGATCGCTCAATCAACTCTGGCGCACGATGACGGGCGATCGCGGCTTTTTCGCCTAA
- a CDS encoding TIGR03960 family B12-binding radical SAM protein: MTVTIDQLLTPDINKPARYLGNELGAVHKPWEKATVRWVLTYPEIYEVGASNLGHIILYNILNAQPRQLCDRAYLPAPDLATKLRDTDTPLFALESRRSLTDFDILGFSLSYELGATNILEMLTLAQIPLTAAERCDRPDIPLIFAGGQTATSNPEPFSDFLDFFALGDGEELLPEIGLVIAEGKAAGLSKREILLDLAQVPGVYVPLYYDQTETGAVVPNHPDVPPRVLRRVAAPMPAYSIGLVPYVETVHDRLTVEIRRGCTRGCRFCQPGMLTRPARDVEPEKVVDAIEKGMRATGYNEFSLLSLSCSDYLALPAVGMEIKNRLKDENISLNLPSQRVDRFDENIANILGGTRQAGLTFAPEAGTQRMRDVINKGLTNEELLRGIKTAVEQGWDKVKLYFMIGLPGETDVDVLGIAETLRWLRSECAIQGRKRLEFTVTISNFTPKPHTPFQWHSVSTAEFVRKQDLLRAELKRIRGVKANFTDVRISAMEDFVGRGDRTLGRVIRRAWELGAGMDSWWESIDRAYGAWEEAIAASGLTWKYRNIENGEWNVMDADNTATGRTETLRAASPQWKRRFDWDERLNAPLPWDHINTGIDQEWLKADLQRALEATIVPDCAFEGCSQCGICGEAFGDNIVQDVPPIPAFEGQFRPNITRAQRLRVWFGKLGELRLLSHLDLVRLFDRITRRASLPIAFTNGFHPGPKIAIANALSLGMTSEGEIVDFELTEPLTLEDFQQRLNQALPPDLPLYRVEEVAVNSPSANKLLREARYTLDLSTDTPEPPWADWIAAVMASEAIPFEKITKSGKVKQINLRDRLIHLELIHTHDHTAQIRYTGQCTNDGTVLQPAHVAHLLAHISGQAIALTHAHREALTLADPPNERP; the protein is encoded by the coding sequence TTGACCGTCACCATAGACCAACTTCTCACCCCCGACATTAATAAACCCGCTCGCTACTTGGGTAATGAATTGGGCGCGGTGCATAAACCGTGGGAAAAGGCAACGGTGCGCTGGGTCTTGACCTATCCCGAAATTTATGAAGTGGGCGCGTCCAACTTGGGGCATATCATTCTCTACAACATCCTCAACGCCCAACCGCGTCAACTGTGCGATCGCGCCTATCTCCCCGCTCCTGATCTGGCGACGAAATTACGCGACACCGATACGCCCCTGTTTGCGTTGGAATCGCGGCGATCGCTCACGGATTTTGATATTCTCGGCTTCAGTCTCAGCTACGAACTCGGCGCGACGAACATCCTCGAAATGCTCACCCTGGCGCAAATTCCCCTCACGGCCGCCGAACGGTGCGATCGCCCCGACATCCCCCTAATCTTCGCCGGGGGTCAAACCGCCACATCTAACCCCGAACCCTTTTCCGACTTCCTCGATTTCTTCGCCCTCGGTGACGGAGAAGAATTACTGCCGGAAATTGGCCTGGTGATCGCCGAAGGGAAAGCCGCTGGCCTGAGTAAGCGAGAAATCCTCCTCGACCTGGCCCAAGTGCCGGGGGTTTATGTGCCGCTATATTACGACCAAACCGAGACGGGCGCAGTGGTTCCCAACCATCCCGATGTGCCGCCCCGTGTCCTGCGCCGCGTTGCTGCGCCGATGCCCGCCTATTCCATCGGTCTCGTGCCCTATGTGGAAACGGTACACGATCGCCTCACGGTGGAAATTCGGCGCGGTTGTACGCGGGGCTGTCGGTTTTGTCAGCCGGGGATGTTGACGCGACCGGCGCGGGATGTGGAGCCGGAAAAAGTGGTGGATGCGATCGAAAAAGGAATGCGGGCCACGGGATATAACGAATTTTCCTTGCTGTCCCTGAGTTGTTCGGACTATCTCGCCCTGCCTGCGGTGGGGATGGAAATTAAAAACCGCCTCAAGGATGAAAATATTTCCCTCAATCTCCCCAGTCAACGGGTGGATCGTTTTGATGAAAATATCGCCAATATCCTCGGCGGCACACGCCAAGCGGGTCTCACCTTCGCCCCGGAAGCCGGAACCCAACGGATGCGCGACGTGATTAACAAAGGCCTCACCAATGAAGAACTGCTGCGGGGGATTAAAACCGCCGTCGAGCAGGGCTGGGACAAGGTGAAGCTCTATTTCATGATCGGGTTGCCGGGGGAAACCGATGTAGATGTGCTGGGAATCGCCGAAACCCTGCGCTGGTTGCGCAGTGAATGTGCAATCCAGGGGCGCAAACGCTTGGAATTTACGGTGACGATTTCCAATTTCACCCCCAAACCCCATACGCCGTTTCAGTGGCATTCGGTTTCGACGGCGGAATTTGTGCGTAAACAGGACTTGCTGCGGGCGGAGTTGAAGCGGATTCGGGGGGTGAAGGCGAATTTTACCGATGTGCGGATTTCGGCGATGGAGGATTTTGTCGGGCGGGGCGATCGCACCCTCGGCCGGGTCATTCGTCGCGCTTGGGAATTAGGAGCCGGGATGGATTCCTGGTGGGAAAGTATCGATCGCGCCTACGGAGCTTGGGAAGAAGCGATCGCCGCTTCCGGCCTGACCTGGAAATATCGCAACATTGAAAACGGTGAATGGAACGTCATGGACGCAGACAACACCGCCACGGGCCGCACCGAAACCCTCCGCGCCGCCTCCCCCCAATGGAAACGCCGCTTTGATTGGGACGAACGCCTCAACGCGCCGCTGCCGTGGGATCACATCAATACCGGCATTGATCAAGAATGGCTCAAAGCGGATCTCCAACGGGCTTTAGAAGCGACGATTGTGCCGGACTGTGCCTTTGAGGGGTGCTCTCAATGTGGGATCTGTGGCGAGGCTTTTGGGGACAATATTGTCCAAGATGTGCCGCCAATTCCGGCCTTTGAGGGACAATTCCGCCCAAATATTACCCGCGCTCAACGGCTGCGGGTGTGGTTTGGCAAGTTGGGCGAGTTGCGGCTCTTGAGTCATCTTGACCTAGTGCGTTTATTTGACCGGATCACCCGTCGCGCGTCGCTGCCGATCGCCTTCACTAACGGGTTTCATCCGGGGCCGAAAATTGCGATCGCCAATGCCCTCTCCCTCGGCATGACCAGCGAAGGGGAAATCGTCGATTTTGAACTCACCGAACCGCTGACACTTGAGGATTTCCAGCAACGCTTAAACCAAGCACTCCCCCCAGATCTGCCCCTCTACCGGGTTGAAGAGGTTGCGGTTAACTCTCCCTCCGCTAACAAACTGCTACGGGAAGCCCGTTATACCCTCGATCTCAGCACTGACACGCCCGAACCCCCTTGGGCGGATTGGATCGCGGCAGTGATGGCGAGTGAGGCGATTCCCTTTGAAAAAATCACCAAATCCGGCAAGGTGAAGCAAATTAATCTGCGCGATCGCTTAATCCACCTCGAATTGATCCACACCCACGACCACACCGCCCAAATCCGCTACACCGGCCAATGCACCAACGACGGCACGGTACTCCAGCCCGCCCATGTCGCCCATCTGCTCGCTCATATTTCCGGGCAAGCGATCGCCCTCACCCACGCCCACCGCGAAGCCCTCACCCTCGCCGACCCTCCCAACGAACGCCCCTAG
- a CDS encoding glycosyl transferase yields MSRPTLYCAITNHGFGHATRLTAVAAEVQRRCPDVLIILTTAAPRWLLESYLPGDFILRSRAYDVGVIQPDSLTMDLDTTLTQLLQLRDRAPRIIAREVEYLWTNEVDLVLGDIPPLAAAIGAAAGIPVWMMGNFGWDFIYRHWGGEFIPLADWIGDCFGQCDRLFRLPFHEPMTAFPRMTDVGLTGGTPRYSRAELETRFNLIPNREKTLLLTFGGLGIQQIPYNRVKDYPHWQFITFDRHAPDLPNLLLIRDRQYRPVDLMPLCDRVISKPGFSTFSEAIRLKIPIVSLQRDGFAETPLLMQGLQQYSDHKILEPDRFFQGDWDALEQPLDPPQSSHPIACNGTEIIATAILEHLLP; encoded by the coding sequence ATGTCTCGACCCACCCTCTACTGTGCGATCACCAATCACGGCTTTGGCCATGCCACCCGCCTCACCGCCGTTGCCGCCGAAGTGCAACGCCGCTGCCCCGATGTGCTGATTATTTTGACCACCGCTGCCCCCCGTTGGCTCCTGGAAAGCTATCTACCGGGGGATTTTATTCTGCGATCGCGAGCCTACGATGTGGGGGTGATTCAGCCGGATAGTTTAACGATGGATCTGGATACCACCCTGACCCAGTTGCTGCAATTGCGCGATCGCGCCCCCCGGATCATCGCTAGAGAAGTGGAGTATCTCTGGACGAATGAAGTGGATCTCGTCCTCGGCGACATTCCCCCCTTGGCGGCTGCGATTGGGGCAGCAGCGGGGATTCCGGTGTGGATGATGGGGAATTTTGGCTGGGATTTCATCTATCGTCATTGGGGGGGCGAGTTTATCCCCCTCGCGGATTGGATTGGGGACTGTTTTGGGCAGTGCGATCGCCTCTTTCGGTTGCCCTTTCATGAACCCATGACCGCCTTTCCGCGAATGACCGATGTGGGGTTAACTGGCGGCACACCCCGCTACAGCCGGGCCGAACTCGAAACCCGATTTAACCTCATCCCAAACCGAGAAAAGACCCTATTACTCACCTTTGGGGGTTTAGGAATTCAGCAGATTCCCTATAATAGAGTTAAGGACTACCCTCATTGGCAGTTCATTACTTTCGATCGTCACGCTCCAGATCTTCCCAACCTGCTTCTCATTCGTGATCGTCAGTATCGTCCAGTGGATCTAATGCCATTGTGCGATCGTGTGATCTCAAAACCGGGATTTAGCACCTTTTCCGAAGCCATTCGGTTAAAAATTCCAATTGTTTCACTCCAGCGGGATGGTTTTGCCGAAACCCCGCTCTTGATGCAGGGATTGCAGCAGTATAGCGACCATAAAATCCTTGAGCCTGACCGCTTTTTTCAAGGAGATTGGGATGCTTTGGAGCAGCCCCTCGACCCGCCCCAATCTTCACACCCAATCGCCTGCAATGGAACTGAGATCATCGCTACCGCTATCCTCGAACACCTCCTTCCCTAA